TTTTCGTTATTCTGGGGCAGACCGGAATCCAGAAGTACCTGAAAATACAAAGATGGCTTATCAAGTCCGGCATGGCGCTGGCGTTCATTTCAGATTCTTTGCAAGGCCATCAGATTTTAATTACAATCAAAAATCCATAAGTTTTTTGCGGAGCTTTTTTACAAAAAAGCGATCCGCCGGAGGCCCAGGATTTTTGATTTTCGATCGATTGTTTTTGAGATATTATACCAAATCTATTTCAAAAGTGCATTAATTATCCATGGCCACGCAACAATAGATCTGACTTTTTGCTGGTCAAGCTCCATTGAAAGCAATGATGATTCCAAGTGTTTTTCAAGAGAAAAAATGCTGTCAAAAACCTTGTTATGGAAATATTTTTCACGAAGCTCATCCCAAAGATGCTCAACGGGATTAAGTTCTGGTGAATATGGAGGCAGGTGAAGCAATTTCATATTCTCAGGGGGTATAAGGGTTCCT
Above is a genomic segment from Desulforegula conservatrix Mb1Pa containing:
- a CDS encoding transposase; translation: GTLIPPENMKLLHLPPYSPELNPVEHLWDELREKYFHNKVFDSIFSLEKHLESSLLSMELDQQKVRSIVAWPWIINALLK